A single genomic interval of Prionailurus viverrinus isolate Anna chromosome A2, UM_Priviv_1.0, whole genome shotgun sequence harbors:
- the CCDC71 gene encoding coiled-coil domain-containing protein 71 → MSVVVQHVEEKAVHSWSRISTAGKKALEEALLVFNPMSQDLSATEAQLVAFLQGLRDDGFQPTILRSGDVYGYSSCTANPPSQTKLQARAPTPAATSPPASAPRTAMRLPAGRATLLPMPLSGRLAKASTPALAKHATTNLLLSSLKQSSASRARGAAVGFPAHLYPGVYPAMRLSVVLEALVPLKTPMPCLGAKHKAQSLQLSLADSPLKLRKGPGKRPGNSRPKAPKKGTSKGPKCLTHRGPRARPQQGTMPRKKTCKATGSLSGLQMKSGSALGTKTSQAKAARTLAKAAQAKVARTQARAAKARAKAKAAQMRAKAKAARIRAKAKAARIKAKAKAMRAKAKAVRAKAKAVGSKAKVTQTQSRSRGRPKGSVQTRTARRGQKSHPETVGQKRKRAEEAKDLPPRKKTRLGSRSPKAWLGPGTAKLLKFRAIKVDRRSSDDEVRQRAQRILRVNLSPVIQLQPLLPYSTL, encoded by the coding sequence ATGAGCGTGGTGGTGCAGCATGTGGAGGAGAAAGCTGTGCACTCCTGGTCGCGGATCTCCACGGCAGGGAAGAAGGCCCTGGAGGAGGCGCTGCTTGTCTTTAACCCCATGAGTCAGGATCTCAGTGCCACAGAGGCCCAGCTTGTAGCCTTCCTGCAGGGCCTGCGGGATGATGGCTTCCAACCTACCATCCTGCGCAGCGGTGATGTCTATGGCTATAGTTCATGCACAGCTAACCCCCCAAGCCAGACGAAGCTGCAAGCTcgtgcccccaccccagctgccaCATCACCTCCAGCCAGTGCTCCCCGAACTGCCATGCGACTGCCTGCAGGCCGGGCCACGCTGCTCCCTATGCCACTATCTGGAAGGCTGGCCAAAGCATCCACACCAGCCCTTGCCAAGCACGCTACCACCAACCTGCTGCTGAGCTCCCTGAAGCAGTCAAGTGCCAGCCGTGCCCGGGGTGCAGCAGTGGGCTTCCCTGCCCACCTCTATCCAGGTGTCTACCCTGCCATGCGGCTCTCTGTTGTCCTTGAGGCCCTGGTTCCACTAAAGACTCCCATGCCCTGCTTGGGTGCCAAGCACAAGGCACAGTCACTGCAGCTCTCACTTGCAGACTCTCCCCTGAAGCTGCGCAAAGGTCCAGGGAAGAGACCAGGGAACTCTCGGCCCAAAGCTCCCAAAAAAGGCACAAGCAAGGGCCCCAAATGTCTGACTCATAGAGGCCCCAGGGCCAGACCCCAACAAGGCACTATGCCCCGGAAAAAGACCTGCAAAGCTACTGGGTCCCTCAGTGGCCTACAAATGAAAagtggctctgccctgggcactAAAACATCCCAGGCCAAGGCAGCTCGAACACTGGCCAAAGCTGCCCAGGCCAAGGTGGCTCGAACACAGGCCAGAGCTGCCAAGGCCCGGGCAAAAGCCAAGGCAGCACAGATGAGGGCCAAGGCCAAGGCAGCACGGATCAGGGCCAAGGCCAAAGCAGCACGAATCAAGGCCAAAGCCAAGGCTATGCGGGCCAAGGCCAAGGCAGTGCGGGCTAAGGCCAAGGCAGTGGGATCTAAGGCCAAGGTAACTCAGACCCAGTCCAGGAGCAGAGGCAGGCCAAAAGGGTCTGTTCAGACCAGGACTGCAAGAAGGGGCCAGAAAAGCCACCCTGAGACTGTGgggcagaagaggaaaagggCTGAGGAGGCAAAGGATCTTCCTCCCCGGAAAAAAACACGACTTGGGTCCCGATCCCCTAAGGCGTGGCTAGGGCCTGGAACAGCAAAGCTGCTGAAATTCCGGGCCATCAAGGTGGACAGGCGGTCCTCAGATGATGAGGTTCGGCAGCGGGCTCAGCGGATCCTCCGTGTGAACCTGTCCCCTGTAATACAGCTCCAGCCATTGCTGCCATACTCAACACTCTGA